The Brevinematia bacterium genome contains a region encoding:
- the ruvX gene encoding Holliday junction resolvase RuvX has product MRLLGLDVGIKKIGVAFCDTDIGIVFPREVITVKDLKSSIGKIKEIVAKDRVDKVVIGLPLNFNSTKSKIQEYVEDFSNKLKEELNIDIELFDERFTTRIAERFGVKNVDSVSAVILLEDYIKAFLRGSGGCEI; this is encoded by the coding sequence ATGAGGCTTTTGGGACTTGATGTGGGGATCAAGAAGATAGGAGTAGCATTTTGCGATACTGACATAGGGATAGTATTTCCTAGGGAAGTTATTACTGTGAAGGATCTGAAAAGTTCTATTGGTAAAATAAAGGAAATTGTTGCTAAGGATAGGGTTGACAAGGTAGTTATAGGTCTTCCGTTGAATTTTAACTCTACTAAGAGCAAGATCCAAGAATATGTTGAGGATTTTTCAAATAAATTGAAAGAGGAGTTAAACATTGATATTGAACTTTTTGATGAGAGGTTTACTACAAGGATAGCTGAAAGGTTTGGTGTAAAAAACGTTGACTCCGTTTCCGCAGTAATACTTCTGGAGGACTATATAAAGGCTTTTTTGCGGGGTAGTGGAGGATGTGAAATTTGA
- a CDS encoding co-chaperone GroES: protein MKVKPIGDRLLVRVLQVEEKTKGGIYIPQTAQEKTQQGIVEEIGDPDNVKVKVGQKVIYDKYAGTQIKIDDVEYLILKNDDVLAVVED from the coding sequence ATGAAAGTAAAACCAATTGGTGATAGATTACTTGTAAGAGTTTTACAAGTTGAAGAGAAAACAAAAGGAGGTATTTACATACCTCAGACTGCTCAAGAGAAGACCCAACAAGGTATTGTTGAGGAGATAGGAGATCCGGATAATGTGAAGGTTAAAGTTGGACAGAAGGTGATATATGATAAATACGCTGGGACACAAATAAAGATTGACGATGTTGAGTATCTTATCCTTAAAAATGACGATGTACTAGCTGTAGTTGAGGACTAA
- the thiE gene encoding thiamine phosphate synthase — protein sequence MTKEEKLKFFLADQIYCITAEEYSRGRSNIQVVKEMLEAGIKIIQYREKKKKGLYRYNEAKEIRKMTRDYGAILIINDYVDLAMLVEADGVHLGHEDYPIDEVRKLVGDDMIIGASTHWESQMIETLKKGPDYIAAGPLFETHTKEDVIPPVGLEYLEFTLKNSSVPVVAIGGIKEHNIHKVVQKGARCISLVTEITQADDIKEKIKKLYEIWKRSKTER from the coding sequence ATGACTAAAGAGGAGAAACTCAAGTTCTTTCTGGCCGATCAAATATACTGCATAACCGCAGAAGAATATTCAAGAGGTAGAAGTAACATTCAAGTAGTAAAGGAAATGTTGGAAGCTGGGATAAAGATAATACAATACAGAGAGAAAAAGAAAAAGGGTTTATACCGTTATAATGAGGCAAAGGAGATAAGGAAGATGACAAGAGATTATGGAGCTATACTTATAATTAACGACTATGTAGATCTTGCGATGTTAGTAGAGGCTGATGGTGTGCATCTTGGGCACGAAGATTATCCTATTGATGAAGTAAGAAAACTCGTAGGTGATGATATGATAATAGGGGCTTCAACCCACTGGGAGTCACAAATGATAGAAACCCTAAAGAAAGGTCCTGACTACATAGCAGCCGGTCCCCTGTTTGAAACCCACACCAAAGAAGATGTCATACCCCCGGTAGGACTTGAATACCTTGAGTTTACTCTAAAAAATTCTTCGGTTCCTGTTGTAGCAATAGGTGGGATAAAGGAACACAACATTCATAAAGTTGTGCAGAAGGGGGCAAGATGTATCTCTTTGGTAACAGAGATCACTCAAGCAGATGACATAAAGGAAAAGATAAAAAAGCTCTACGAAATTTGGAAGAGATCAAAAACGGAGAGGTAG